GGTCAGGAAACACAAGCCGATCAGGGCCGACACAAATACCAGGCTCAGCGGATGCACACCCTTGGGCGCGCGTTTCAAAAACATCGAATAGGCCGCCCAGACCATGGCCGACATCATCGCCAGCACATCGCCCAGAACGAAATCCATTCTGGCAAAGACCGATGGGTCCCCCTTGGCGATGATCGTCGCGGTTCCGGCCCCGGCCACCAACACGCCCAGCCATTGACCAAGCCGTGGTTTGTCTGCGGTCAGAAGGGCTGCAAACAACAGAACCCAGATCGGCGTTGTCGCGTTCAGAAGGCCGGTATTGACCGCCGTGGTGTTATAGGCCGCCAGATAAATCACCACCGAAAACAGGAACACACCGGTAAAGCCGATCAGGAACATCGACAATTTGTGGTCGGCCATGATTTTCAGATCGCGACGCAGGTATTTAAAGCAGAACGGCAACAGCAAACAGATCGCAACGATCCAGCGCCAGAATGAAAGCGCCTCGAACGGGACCGTTTCATTGATGCCGCGCGCCACAACGTGGTTTGACCCCCACATCAACGAACAGGCCACCAACATCAGATAGGCCATCGTCAGTGGCGTCTGCGAACCGGCCTGGGTGGCAGACACGGTCGTTCCGTTTGACTGGCTCATCAGATCCCCGCCCCCATATTGATCTCGCCATATTCGCGCCGCACCAGATCCATCAGATCGTGCAGGGGCGGATCAATGATGCCCATTTCATCAAGATGGCGCACCGTGTTTTCCAGATATTCAAGGTTCGGCCCGACATTGCCATGGGCCGCAACGATGATTTCGACCGCAGTGCGGACCGGCAGGTTGCCGGCATATTGTTCATGGCTAGGATCGGCGACATAGGTGTGTGCAATCACCTTACGTCCGTCTGCAAGCTCGACCTCGACATCGGCCGGGATATAGGTGTTGGTCACAAGTTCGCGCTCATCAAGATA
Above is a window of Thalassospira sp. ER-Se-21-Dark DNA encoding:
- a CDS encoding EamA family transporter translates to MSQSNGTTVSATQAGSQTPLTMAYLMLVACSLMWGSNHVVARGINETVPFEALSFWRWIVAICLLLPFCFKYLRRDLKIMADHKLSMFLIGFTGVFLFSVVIYLAAYNTTAVNTGLLNATTPIWVLLFAALLTADKPRLGQWLGVLVAGAGTATIIAKGDPSVFARMDFVLGDVLAMMSAMVWAAYSMFLKRAPKGVHPLSLVFVSALIGLCFLTPLYVWALVVDGKPFFTRLDPVWPDMLKIFYIGAGPAFLGYMFWNRGVSLVGPAKAGVFMYLIPVCSSGLAIAFLGEALHLYHLAGIVLIVSGIWLVTRKKTERVRVTKP
- a CDS encoding gamma-glutamylcyclotransferase: MSDAREKWVFGYGSLLWRPGFEFVECARALLPGYHRSFCIYSHHYRGTPENPGLVLGLNKGGECVGNAFLIADENWSKVKAYLDERELVTNTYIPADVEVELADGRKVIAHTYVADPSHEQYAGNLPVRTAVEIIVAAHGNVGPNLEYLENTVRHLDEMGIIDPPLHDLMDLVRREYGEINMGAGI